Genomic DNA from Campylobacter concisus:
CTTTGTCAAGTTTTTCGTTTGTTGTCGCATCCCAAAATCTGCAGCTATCAGGGCTTATCTCGTCAGCTAAGATGATGTTGCCATCTTTGTCGATACCAAATTCGACTTTGAAATCAACTAGTTTTAAATTTCTCTCTGCAAAGAATTTAAATAATATAGAGTTGATCTCTCTTGCTGTGTGTCTTAGTGTTTGTAGATCTTTTTCGCTCTTTACTAGACCCATGATGATGCAGTGCTCGTCAGTAACTAGTGGATCGTGTAAATCGTCATTTTTGTAGTAGAACTCAACAAGTGTAAAAGGTAGAACTGTACCTTCTTTTATGCCAAGTCTTTTGCTAAGTGAGCCAGTTGCGATATTTCTCACAACAACTTCAAGAGGTATGATCTCACATTTTTTAACCACTTGCTCAGTGTCGCTGATGGTCTCAACTAGGTCAGTGACGATGCCTTTGCTCTCTAGTAGTTTAAAAAGCTGAGTAGAGATTTTGTTATTTAGCGCGCCTTTGCCAGCTTCGTTGCCTCTTTTTTGAGCGTCAAATGCTGTTAGATCGTCTTTAAATTCAGCCACAAGTAGATTTGGATCGTCTGTGGCGTACATTTTCTTGCCTTTTCCCTCGTAGATAAGCTCTCTTTTTTGCATGTTGTTCTCCTTTAGATTATTGTTGTTTTATCTTTAAAATTTTGATCGTATCAATCGCTGTTTTTAACTGAATGTCTTCATCAACTTTTTTCTGTGTGATTATATTTTTATCATCTTTTGCTTCAGTTTTATTGCCTTCACTTGTTGGATTTATCTTGTTTAGCTCGCTTTTTAGGTGTGCTTTTAGCTCGCTCTCTTTGATGCTAAATGCACTATCATCACTTTGTGGTACTTTGCCAGGATGCACGACTACATCAGGCGTTACGCCAACTGCTTGGATAGTTCTGCCACTTGGTAAGTAGTATCTTGCGATGGTTAGTCTTAATGCTTCTGTATCATCTATCGGAAGAATCACTTGGACGCTTCCTTTTCCAAAGGTGTTTTCGCCAATTATTACAGCACGTTTATGGTCTTGAAGTGAGCCACTTACGATCTCGCTAGCACTAGCACTTCCGCCATTTACTAGTGCAACAAGCGGTAGTTTTGAAAGAGTTTTACTAGCACTTGCTTTATACTCTACATTTTCAGATGCGTCGCGACCTTTTTGAGAGACGATGACGCCGTTATCTACAAAAAGATCAACTAGATCAACAGCTTGATTTAAAAGTCCGCCAGGATTGTTTCTAAGATCAAGTATTATACCACTTGCTTTTGGATATTCTTTGATTGCTTCTTTTACCTTTGTAACGACGTTTTTGTCAAAATTTGTGACACGTATATAAAGGATATTTTCATTTTCTATCATTTTTGCATAGACAGACTCAACCTTTATAAGATCTCTTATGATCTTTACGTCAAATGGTTTTTGCTCACCTTTTCGCAAAATCGTAATTGTTATCGGAGTTTTTGGCTTACCGCGCATCTTATTTACGGCTTCATCTATCGTTGTGCCGATAGTTGAGTTGCCATCGATCCTTAAAATGATATCGCCTGCCTTTATGCCTGCTTTATCAGCTGGAGTGTCCTCGATAGGCGAGATAACGGTTAGGGCGCTATCTTTCATGCCAACTGTTATGCCAAGTCCGCCAAATTCGCCGCTTGTTTGCACCTGCATATCTTTATATGCTTTTTCATTTAAAAAGCTCGAGTGAGCGTCCAAATTTTGCATCAAACCAGCGATGGCTTTATCGATGATCTCTTTAAATTTAATGTCATCAACGTAGTATTTTTCAACAGTTGAGATGGTTTTTGTAAGTTTTGAAAGTGCTTCAAGTTTCGCACTTGCCTCATCTTCAGTTTTAGCAAAAAGTGCATTTACTGCTACGCTTGAGATGAGCAGGGCACCTGTTATTTTTAGCGCAAAAGATCTAGTAAATTTGTTCAAAATATCTCCTATATTTTTTGGCTCAATTTTATTAACATTTGGCTAAAAAAAGCATAAATTTAGCCTTATATTTTTAGCTTTTGTCTATTTTTAACACAAATTTATAACAGCAAATTTTAGCAATTAAATAAAAAGAGTGACAAATGTTATAAAAATACTTGACAATATAAGACTAAAGTTATATAATGCCGCCATTATAAAATAACTTAAGGAGCTTTAATGGCTGACATAACAGAAAATTTAACAGCGCAGATGCAAGAGACACTTGAAAAAGGCGTTAGCTTAGCGATCTTTTCTAAAAATCCACAAGTTGTACCACTTCACGTCTTTTGGGCTTTGCTCGCTGATAGTAATTCTATTTTAAATCAAGTATTTAATAAGATGAACATAAGCAAGGACGCAGTCGAGCTTGAGATAAAAAGCAAGATCTCGTCACTCCCAAGCAGTTCAAACGTCACAAAAGATAACGTTTCAGTTTCAAGAGAGCTTATAAATTCGCTTGAAAATGCAAAAGCTTTAATGGTAAGTATGGGCGATAGCTACATAGCTGTTGATACATGGATCATCTCTGCTCTTGAACTTAGTGAGATCAAACAAATTTTGAGCAAATTTTGCGATATCTTAGAGATCAAAAAGAACCTTGAGAGCATAAGAGGTGGTAAAAAGATAGATAGCCAAACTGGCGACGATACCCTTGATAGTTTAGAGAAATTTGGTATCGATCTAACGCAAAAAGCGCTAAATAAAGAGCTTGATCCAGTCATTGGACGTGATGAAGAGATCACTAGGATGATGCAAATTTTAATAAGAAAGAGCAAAAACAACCCTATCTTGCTTGGTGAGCCAGGTGTTGGTAAAACAGCCATCGTTGAGGGGCTAGCTCAAAAGATAGTGGCTCGCGATGTGCCAACAAGCCTTGCAAACAAGCGTGTCATCGCGCTTGATATGAGCGCAGTTGTAGCTGGTGCAAAGTATAGAGGCGAGTTTGAAGATAGGCTAAAAGCTGTCATTGACGAGGTTAAAAAAGCTGGCAATATCATACTTTTTATAGATGAAATTCACACCATAGTTGGAGCTGGTGCGAGCGAGGGCGGAATGGACGCTGCAAATATCCTAAAACCAGCTCTTGCACGTGGAGAGCTTCACGCTGTTGGTGCGACAACATTAAAAGAGTATAGAAAATACTTTGAAAAAGATGCAGCACTTCAAAGACGTTTTCAGCCGATAGACGTTAAAGAGCCAAGTGTAAATGAAGCACTTCAAATTTTACGTGGTATAAAAGAGCGTCTTGAAGTTCACCACGGCATCACGATAACAGATAGCGCACTAGTTGCCGCAGCAAGACTAAGTGATCGCTACATCGCAAACCGGTTCTTGCCAGATAAGGCGATAGACCTTATAGATGAAGCAGCAGCTGAGCTTAAGATGCAAATAGAGAGCGAGCCATACGAGCTTTCAAAGATAAAACGCGAGATCGTAACGCTTCAAGTAGAAAAAGAAGCTCTAAAGATGGAGGATGCGGATAAAAATAAAGAAAGACTTGGCGAGATCGAAAAAGAGATAGCTGACCTAAATGAGAAAAAGCTAGCACTTGATACTAAATTTGAAAATGAAAAGGCTGTTTTTGGCGGAATTTCAAAAGCAACAAAAGAGATCGATAGCTTAAAATCACAAGCTGAGATAGCAAAAAGAAATGGCGATCTTCAAAAAGCTGCCGAGATAGAATACGGCAAAATAGCAGAAGCTAAGAAGCAAAAACACGAGCTTGAAGAAAAATGGGATCACATGAAAAAAGAGGGCGTGCTTCTTAAAAATCAAGTCGATGAAGAGCTTGTGGCTGAAATTTTGAGCAAATGGACTGGAATTTCAGTTAAAAAGATGCTAACAAGCGAAAAAGAGAAATATCTGCGCATCGAAGAGCATTTAAGAGAGAGCGTTGTCGGTCAAGATGACGCACTACACGCACTTGCGCGTGCTGTTAAGAGAAACAAAGCAGGGCTAAATGAGGGTCAAAGGCCGATTGGTTCATTTTTATTTCTTGGTCCAACAGGGGTTGGTAAAACTCAGTCTGCTAAGGCTTTGGCTAAATTTTTATTTGATGATGAAAAGGCGCTCATCCGCTTTGATATGAGCGAATATATGGAAAAACATAGCGTGAGCAGGCTTCTTGGTGCGCCTCCAGGATATGTAGGCTACGATGAAGGCGGTCAGCTAACAGAAGCAGTTCGCAGAAGACCTTACTCGGTCATACTTTTTGACGAGGTTGAAAAGGCTCACAAAGATGTATTTAACATACTTCTTGGCATACTTGATGATGGACGTGCGACTGATAACAAAGGCGTAACGGTTGATTTTAAAAACACGATCATCATTTTAACTTCAAACATCGCTTCAAATTTCATAATGGAGCTAAAGGGTGAAGACCGTGGCGTGGCTGTTAAAAACGAGCTTAAAAACTACTTTAAGCCTGAGTTTTTAAATAGGCTAGATGATACTATCATCTTTAATCCTCTAAACGAGCAAGGCTTGATATCTATCGTTGAGATCATGTTTAAAGAGCTTGAAAAAACTCTTCACAACCGTGGTATCAAGGCAGTTTTAAGCGAAGAAGCTAAGAAATTTATCGCAAAAGCTGGCTTTGACATAGTTTATGGCGCAAGACCT
This window encodes:
- the purC gene encoding phosphoribosylaminoimidazolesuccinocarboxamide synthase gives rise to the protein MQKRELIYEGKGKKMYATDDPNLLVAEFKDDLTAFDAQKRGNEAGKGALNNKISTQLFKLLESKGIVTDLVETISDTEQVVKKCEIIPLEVVVRNIATGSLSKRLGIKEGTVLPFTLVEFYYKNDDLHDPLVTDEHCIIMGLVKSEKDLQTLRHTAREINSILFKFFAERNLKLVDFKVEFGIDKDGNIILADEISPDSCRFWDATTNEKLDKDRFRQDLGSVKVAYEEVLRRILS
- a CDS encoding S41 family peptidase translates to MTGALLISSVAVNALFAKTEDEASAKLEALSKLTKTISTVEKYYVDDIKFKEIIDKAIAGLMQNLDAHSSFLNEKAYKDMQVQTSGEFGGLGITVGMKDSALTVISPIEDTPADKAGIKAGDIILRIDGNSTIGTTIDEAVNKMRGKPKTPITITILRKGEQKPFDVKIIRDLIKVESVYAKMIENENILYIRVTNFDKNVVTKVKEAIKEYPKASGIILDLRNNPGGLLNQAVDLVDLFVDNGVIVSQKGRDASENVEYKASASKTLSKLPLVALVNGGSASASEIVSGSLQDHKRAVIIGENTFGKGSVQVILPIDDTEALRLTIARYYLPSGRTIQAVGVTPDVVVHPGKVPQSDDSAFSIKESELKAHLKSELNKINPTSEGNKTEAKDDKNIITQKKVDEDIQLKTAIDTIKILKIKQQ
- a CDS encoding ATP-dependent Clp protease ATP-binding subunit, which produces MADITENLTAQMQETLEKGVSLAIFSKNPQVVPLHVFWALLADSNSILNQVFNKMNISKDAVELEIKSKISSLPSSSNVTKDNVSVSRELINSLENAKALMVSMGDSYIAVDTWIISALELSEIKQILSKFCDILEIKKNLESIRGGKKIDSQTGDDTLDSLEKFGIDLTQKALNKELDPVIGRDEEITRMMQILIRKSKNNPILLGEPGVGKTAIVEGLAQKIVARDVPTSLANKRVIALDMSAVVAGAKYRGEFEDRLKAVIDEVKKAGNIILFIDEIHTIVGAGASEGGMDAANILKPALARGELHAVGATTLKEYRKYFEKDAALQRRFQPIDVKEPSVNEALQILRGIKERLEVHHGITITDSALVAAARLSDRYIANRFLPDKAIDLIDEAAAELKMQIESEPYELSKIKREIVTLQVEKEALKMEDADKNKERLGEIEKEIADLNEKKLALDTKFENEKAVFGGISKATKEIDSLKSQAEIAKRNGDLQKAAEIEYGKIAEAKKQKHELEEKWDHMKKEGVLLKNQVDEELVAEILSKWTGISVKKMLTSEKEKYLRIEEHLRESVVGQDDALHALARAVKRNKAGLNEGQRPIGSFLFLGPTGVGKTQSAKALAKFLFDDEKALIRFDMSEYMEKHSVSRLLGAPPGYVGYDEGGQLTEAVRRRPYSVILFDEVEKAHKDVFNILLGILDDGRATDNKGVTVDFKNTIIILTSNIASNFIMELKGEDRGVAVKNELKNYFKPEFLNRLDDTIIFNPLNEQGLISIVEIMFKELEKTLHNRGIKAVLSEEAKKFIAKAGFDIVYGARPLRRALYELVEDKIADMILKDELESGDEITIDSDGEKIIIKKK